In Montipora capricornis isolate CH-2021 chromosome 4, ASM3666992v2, whole genome shotgun sequence, the DNA window cagccattttcattttcatttctattgtttcaaatagctcttatggatgcccagggggcaaatgcaTATTAATTTGTCCCCTTGgtatcccataatgtctttcggaacaatagaaatcaaaatctgcaaaaaggtctagtccagataagtgcaatgGATCGCTTCTCCATTTCGTCTTTTTGGGTGAACTTGGGAAAAGAAGGTTCTCTCTCGCACCTTTTTTGCTGTATTAATTTCATGGTAGTGTTCTGTCTCAAATTCGCTTGTAGGAATTGCCACTTTTTCTGCTGGATTCTCAACTTTGTTACGTAAACGATGAAAATGCCATGGTCTTTCATTGATGGCGCGTCTATGCCTTTTGGATGTATACACATTGATTCTTTTCGCATTAATTTATTTATCTTCGAGACCCCACAAGAAATGTAAAATTTTTCAACGTGCAGACTGAGTCGGTTCCTAAGCCTGACACGAATCGCTTTTCCTTATAGGGAACACCATATTTTTTAGTATTTTCTTTAAGCTTGTAGCGATGTTTCTccgtgacgtcacccattgttattaatatgcaaaCCATAacctgattggctgttgaaacaacgATTTCGTTTGTTCAGTGGTTGGCAAATGTGATGACGTcagtgtttgtaaacaagaaatatcgctgtAGTTTTCTTTCTGATTACCGTGTTTGCCGGTTTAGGCATTCCAAACAGTCAGAAAAATTGACACTACTTTCCTTAGCCTGCTTGCTGTCGGTAGATGTTGTTATCGCGAAAAATGGTTGCTTCCACGAATACATGCATCTGATTTTGGATTGTCGTGTTTTGTAATTCCTTAGGTTTTCTGTCTCTTGATGTGGTTTGTTATATCTGGGATCAATTCATTTTGAGCATCAGGCTTAGGTCCTTCCACTGCATCGCCATGTTCTCTTCTGTCATGTTGATGCTGTTGCGAGAGCCACTTCTCAGATGCAGAAACGTAAGTATCCGTTTAACGGGTGTGAGTGAAATTAAGTTTTATCAGAAGCCTTTCACATATGACGCCTAGTcttggaatcgaacccaggccacattggtgggaggcgagtgctctcatcactgcgcagGGCTAATCATCAGGGCTCAGggctaataaaaaaaatttagggCTTCCATGACATGAGCGGAACCCACGCAAGCTTTGTCGATTCTCGGTGTGTGTAATTGATATACATACTCATGTCTCACTAAGTCGTTTCTGTGCTAAGATCGATGCTGGATAGGGTGTTGGAGATTTCTACCACAAATCCTAGGTGAATTACAAATACTGTAAGCAAATCTCAAATTCCTTTCACCAGGTCAGAGAGGTTGAGGATGTTTTACTTTTGGAAAGCAAAAAACTAAACGTTCGAGATTTTCAACGCCTGGTAAGTCATCAGTACCGCTTATTTCCTTGAAATTTATTCCATGCACTGCGGACATGTCTCTGTACACAAATCCGTTGAATGCATTTTTAGATTGACCATCATTTCATGGAAGACTGGAGAAAGGAAATCAAGCAAGAGATTCATGAAACGGAGTTACCACTTGTTGATCCCGTAGCAAGTAGGTGAAAATGAGCACCAAGAGAATATAAGGAAAGAGAACGAATCCgtaaatctatttttagatcgcGCCCGTACTGCGAAGGTTATTTTTATCtgttgttagtatatactaagacagtggatagcgttgaaggcacgctttgattggctactcagattttatttgatttgttcgacctcggatattgcgttcCTAGCTTTCTGATGGGTTcgctcaatctcggttatcagctcatatgcCGTATGAcctaatggtaatggtaatgaattttcccgcgctttgtgccggctacgtataattacttcgagttttgattggtttactggattgtcttcgtccattttgattggccaaagaaaACTCCATTAAAAAACCGCTCTGACTAACGCGCGCTCAATGCGTGCTCGTGGAGTAATTGTTTACTATTcgcctccgagcaactcgcgaGGAATTTGCGCCCCAAAATTCTGTAATCGTTGCAGGAGGAAATgatttaaaatcatctttttgtgctatattatctcactgtttaaGTATATagtaaaacaactattcacctcagtgttagTGGCTAGTTGTTTACACTAATTAATTTCGTCTGAATATGAGTTATTTGCTCTCTGATCTCACATCCTCTTGTTTTGGGAGAGGAAATTTAGTGTTTGATTAAGACTTGGTTGTAACAGTGATTTTCTAGTCTAGGTAAGACTTGCGCGAAAGAGGAAACTTCGCGTGGAACTTTGCGTGCCGCCCTCTTACCGCGCGCGTCTCGTACTCGTACCCATTAATTTAAATGCCATGCTCTTTCAAAAAAAAGGTCCCCGCTGAAGAAAGTCAAAGAGTTTTCATGCTACCCTTCGTGCTTTATTATTGGCGCATGGTTTTCACGCAAAACATAGTCGCGAATTCAAAGTTTGCATCATGTTCATGTTTAGCGGTTGGTGGGTCAGTACAACCCTGGGCTATGTGGTTCCATGATCAGCCTCCCAACCGGCAGCGGGTTGAAGACAGGCAGCAGACTCGCGAGGAGAGAGAGGAAGAAAGGAGGCGAAAATTGATGGAGCAGCAAAGGGAGGAAGCTCGGAGAAAGAGAGAGGAGGAAGAACAGATACGGCGCCGAGAACAAGAGATGAGGAGAAAGTTTCAAATAGAAAAACGGAAAGAAAGTGAACAGATCGCAGCACTGGAAATAGAGCTGAAACGTGAAAGAACACAACGTGCATCAGCGGAGAAACGGAAGGATGAAGTGATCGCGAGACTGCAGGCGGAACTTGCAAGATATCGAGCGCCGTCGGCTCATACCCCTGCGAGTATTCCTCCTTCGTCAAATCACTCTGTTCCTTCTGTACGGGAGCCGACTCAAATGGAACCCACTTCACAGCCTTCTATAAGTCCACGCCAAGACGCACAGGAGCTTTTAAGGGATTTATTGAGGGGAACATTGCGCAGTCTAGATTTGggtaagaaaaaaatgaatccTGTGTCTTTTTTATCTACTGGGACTGTCAAATATGCCAAAAAAAGAGAGAGTACAGTGGCCCAGAGAGGCTGTAGTCGATCACTGTCATTCAGTTATCAAAATGGGGActtaaaggacggtgcctactattgttactgcgcatacgttctgcgcatctcgagatactcggatttcctatcagtgatgcttactaatacagggatatttttgcgcggtttaaaactatccggagaaagtacatcttagtaagtactcttggtatccaaaaagaaaattgggggtaaccatgcatttttgagagataattgagcttcaatttgagaaagaacgtcattcattgctttgtattttaaagctttttacaaatattattcatcaattatctttgaaaaatgcgtggttacccccaattttctttttggatttcaataacacttgttaattAAGATCtccatttcctgcataatcacacatcagggaaaaaatatctttaattaataggcaccgtccttaaattgtgATTGAGATTAAATTTAAGTCAAGTTTGAGAGACAATATTATCTACTAAATACTTTCTACTAAATATTTTCTACTAAATACCGTAAAACCTTGGCCTAAACAAAGTCGTAGGAGGCGCAGGCTATTGTCCTAACAAACTAGAACTCGCAGAAGATGCATTTGACGAGTGCGCACGAAGCCCTGAACAGAAACGCTCGAGCGCAGGGCGCGTTTTCATTTAACTAACTTCGCTAAAAGTATTGTGAGCAATAAAAGCCAATCGGCAAGCGTTGTTATGCCGAACCAAAGTAGCTCCAAAGTTTCTTTTCGTTAACCAGTAGCAAACCACTTCACTGATGTCCAGGAtcgaccctaattagatgcacgcccaattttgacatccaactcAAAGTGTCCCTTTTAAGTCAAAGCATTTCCGACCTATTTCTAACACAAAATGGTTTaagtaaaggttagcgttattgtTAGGTCACGGGAAAAGCAGCTGTTTATCGTTATTTGAGAAGCGGCATTTGTGGGACGCTTCGTGGCGCTTATTGAAATTCGCGTGCATTTTCTGGACCACTGAGGAGCACCGATAATTGAAATtgccattttatttgtttgaaagtCACACCGGCGTTTACTAACCAAAGTCTCCTTTCGGATTGATTAACTCTGGTTGCTTTTTGTACTCAGTGGGTCATGGACCAAATGAACAGCGGACGCATTTAGATATCATGACGAGAAAAGCTTTAGTGACAAACTCTCAAGACTATAAACAAGCGGAGATGGAGCTTTTTGGCCGGGAACTTGATACGGAAGATTGGGACACAATGGAGGAAGAGGAACGATCGGAGAAAACTGGGAGACTGGTCACGAGgataaaagaaaaacgaaaggaACGATTCAACGAAACGGAATCGCAATGATAGGAAAAAAATGAATGACCAACAGTTTGATTATTTCAAGTGAAAGTGGTCATCGCAGTTAATGAAACAACCGAAGTAGTTGCAAGCCTGagaaaatccaggcttgaacgaGGTCGAACCAGGaactcatcaagaggagcctctctTTCCACTAAAATACCTTGAGTCAACACTTTCCCaagtaaagttatttttaggaacaggtttctACCTCGAAAattatcatatttcccttgaggctgagatagctttgttttgattggctctcagTTGCAACactgggcgtgctgaatctcccaagggagattggatTTTGCAACAGTGTTCGTGCTggatctcccaagggaggcgatCTATAAATAAGTTTTTcacgcgaaaagtatcatattttccTTGAggctgagatagctttgttttgattggctcgcAGTTGccacagtgggcgtgctgaatctcccaagggagattggatttttcaacagtgttcgtgctgaatctcccaaggaagGCGATCTATAAGTAAGtctttcccgcgaaaagtatcatatttttCTTGAggctgagatagctttgttttgattggctctcagTTGCAACactgggcgtgctgaatctcccaagggacaTTGGATTTTGCAAGAGTGgtcgtgctgaatctcccaagggaggcgatCTATAAACaagtttttcccgcgaaaagtatcatattttccTTGAggctgagatagctttgttttgattggctcgcAGTTACAACAGTGTTCGTGCTGAATCTCCTAAGGAAGGCGATCTATGAATACGTTTTTCCCGCGtcaagtatcatatttcccttgaccCTGAGATAGGGTTGACCCCTAGGCCAAGTATAGGAGATAGGGGCTCCTCTTGATCAGCTCGTAGTCGAACCCAGGGGTGTGCAGCAGCTCCACCATCTGGGAGCTGGCCACTTGCAAGTTCTTATTGTATCCTGTAATACATTGTGTAAGTGAATGTGTGATTAACTACTTaataataaccgagagtgaggtctcAAAGTGAAGgcttgccgtattgaccgagcgatagcAAGGTCAATACATCTAGGCCGAGGTTTGAAATTTTGCTgtaacgaacgaacgaacggtCAAGGTCATTAATTTGTTTAGTATGTGGCTAACAGAACgattctaaagaagaaaaaaacgaaTTAATATAATATAATCCATAtataatcggcccgtgggcattacatatgggttattgaccaagcgtgaggtcaagatggctgaatATTGACCAAGTTCTTTGTTtgtgtgtttatggaccgagacgaagtcgaggtccataaactcgcaaaaaaagaacgaggccaatatccagccatcttgaccgaacaagcttggtcaataaaggatttattatatgacttaaaacaccaaaaaaatgatctttgatcttgcgggaccaagcgagaaatcccgagcgggcaagctccatcttgcccgctcaggtaggcaatcacagcgcgcgatttggtttattttgcccgctcacggagttAATcataagtatgggttattgaccaagcgtgaggtcaagatgactggatattggccaagttctttttttgcgtgtttatggaccgagacgaagtcgaggtccataaacacgcaaaaaaagaacgaggccaatatccagtcatcttgaccgaacaatcttggtcaataaaggatttattatatgacttaaaacaccaaaaaatgatctttgatcttgcgggaccaagcgagaaatcccgagcgggcagtatcgctccatcttgcccgctcgggtagccaatcagagcgcgcgatttggttcatcttgcccgctcacggagctagtcatataataagtgAGATTAATGCCCTGgcgcttagctgctcttagccaatcacagctccCGTTATATCtgccagaaacactagccatataataaagtggATATATAAAACTTCATATATTAGGGACCGAACGataggacgacgacgacgacggctacgaaaacGTCACTAAACAATGGACTCAATGAACTAAAACAAAGGCTcagcacgccctgcacgtgcgttttgcattttgatatatttctttgccgtcctcgtcgtgacaacagggagcttaagcaacgacaaccgcgacggcaacgagaacgtcacaaatttgcatatttagtaggcaaaaacaatagctttgcacaccctgcacgtgcgtttttcacttttgtccatttctttgccgtcgtcagcaaaactacaacgtgaaatagccaaatttgaggttttatggacaacgccattacttgaggataaattttcattttctgctctaaattgagcgccgttcctaccagcgtcatttttgaggaactaccacacccccgtcatgttaaaaaagttgaaatagtaacgaagcgattacaataacgcgaatttatattttgagatgacgttctcgttgccgtcgccgttgtcgttgcttgagctccctaacgacgtgaattgactaaATTTGAGattgtgtagaggacgtgagaacctgacgatatatttttaatttgcttccCAACCAACCACACCGTTCACGGCAATTTTTATTCCCGCAATGTTGATAAACACTAATCATCCCGAACGACTTGTAGTtatcacgaaattattacaatattgggaaataatatttttagacaacgttctcgttggcggcgtcgtcgtccttgcgtaaggtccctcattagggaacttaagcaacgacgacggcgacggcaacgagaacgtcatctcaaaaaaaaaattcatgttaaggtaatcacttcgtgactatttcaaccttttttaatATCGCCAGGGTGTGGTAGTTTCTCAAAAATGatactggtcggaacggcgcgtAATTTAGGGAAGAGAATGAagatttatcctcaagtgctgacttttgtcataaaacctcaaatttggctattttacgttgtagttttgctgacgacggcaaagaaatggacaaaagtgaaaacgcacgtgcagggcctGCGAAGTTATTGTTTTTTCCCAACAAATATGCAAacttgtgacgttctcgttgccgtcaccgttgcttaagctccctattcactATCACAGTTCGACAAGattgaattagataagagtgttgttatggcgtGGGTGTGCTCCTCAGCATAGTCACAAAGTCACAAatgaatctatttttagaataccctttCCCAGAAAAATTAGTTATGTCGCTGAAAagacatggcagaagcagtcacgcatgacatggcttctcctgattggtttaataaGTCCATTTGTTACTGTGCTGGGTCAAGACCGTAAATAGAAACACCCTTATCTAAT includes these proteins:
- the LOC138047072 gene encoding uncharacterized protein, producing MASSTTGFPSWLLLSKEDIVKSNEWKDLTSELFDALKQQLTESRVSYFSDLTDSEKILFLDRAARLVRNGSSYKSLLLRVSGVLDRNLNEDVVKTLVDPSNKYTKTQLLLEQASEASIKFLQRWPDLRIKLYACINHPLPKNLRKAVWKMCLADPNVRREFLDRVLKNKRDTGSAHDASIGQKCHAFLSSEAALRELSSARPAVVDVMISALSYRQYSTKGVSTLVDTDFLLTLPFLKTMVLDIDVNHVDSEEVANFVEMYCTFMDSRPPLMKDSRSKEFLSALKQYGSRMASILESKDHQLALSLQRILLQDKAGQMAESLAALMRPCARCMFVGFLSLDVVCYIWDQFILSIRLRSFHCIAMFSSVMLMLLREPLLRCRNVREVEDVLLLESKKLNVRDFQRLIDHHFMEDWRKEIKQEIHETELPLVDPVATVGGSVQPWAMWFHDQPPNRQRVEDRQQTREEREEERRRKLMEQQREEARRKREEEEQIRRREQEMRRKFQIEKRKESEQIAALEIELKRERTQRASAEKRKDEVIARLQAELARYRAPSAHTPASIPPSSNHSVPSVREPTQMEPTSQPSISPRQDAQELLRDLLRGTLRSLDLVGHGPNEQRTHLDIMTRKALVTNSQDYKQAEMELFGRELDTEDWDTMEEEERSEKTGRLVTRIKEKRKERFNETESQ